In Eschrichtius robustus isolate mEscRob2 chromosome 11, mEscRob2.pri, whole genome shotgun sequence, the following proteins share a genomic window:
- the LOC137771796 gene encoding LOW QUALITY PROTEIN: lysine-specific demethylase 4D-like (The sequence of the model RefSeq protein was modified relative to this genomic sequence to represent the inferred CDS: inserted 2 bases in 1 codon) has protein sequence MQSKHFGSQNPSWKIMIFHPTMEEFEDFNKYIVYMESQGAHQAGLAKVIPPKGWKARQTYDDIDDILIAAPLQQVTTGKAGVFTQHHKKKKAMTVSEYRRLTNSEKHQTPFYSDFEDLERKYWKTRLYDSPVYGADVSGSLFDQNTEQWNLGHLGTIQDLLEQECGVVIEGVNTPYLYFGMWKTAFAWHTEDMDLYSINYLHFGEPKTWYAVPPEHGRRLERLARELFPGSARGCEAFLRHKVALISPTVLKDNGIPFDRVTQEAGEFIVTFPYGYHSGFNHGFNCAEAINFASPRWIDYGKVASQCSCGEARVAFSMDAFVRILQPERYELWKRGQDRTVVDHTQPMAPDSQVLNAWREVRAPRGGTLRQRHCPSRSASHHCLPVAACHGTRRRAPVGLASLPPSPARGSCSAAQLGAAAAYSSAEPGLTPPLTPAPCAADLHLTGRYGSRRRPREEGTRDRTVRALAKRRLSLDTMRTSLDFTSQLLFAGEPLMDNRALLSPWLQHPSKASGCCCAPDLQPLGPPLDSENPMHPGPCLSSLEGITSSFLDSVPLIPPNVIGTLRVFPRDNAGNCRVPVNFCEVVRLDHSYASKSLVPAAETSLPHXLDCDPLGLKLEAPASLESWEEFLTNGWSSICEPMTTEEFAKCDFI, from the exons ATGCAGTCTAAGCACTTTGGTAGCCAGAACCCAAGTTGGAAGATTATGATCTTCCACCCAACCATGGAAGAATTTGAAgatttcaacaaatatattgtttACATGGAGTCTCAAGGTGCACACCAAGCTGGCCTAGCCAAGGTAATTCCACCGAAAGGATGGAAAGCCAGACAGACGTACGATGATATCGATGACATCTTAATAGCCGCTCCCCTCCAGCAGGTGACCACTGGAAAGGCAGGTGTGTTTACTCAACAccacaaaaagaagaaagccatGACCGTGAGCGAGTATCGCCGCTTAACAAACAGTGAAAAACACCAGACTCCATTCTACTCTGATTTTGAGGATCTGGAGCGAAAATATTGGAAAACACGCCTCTATGATTCACCAGTATATGGTGCGGACGTCAGTGGCTCCTTATTCGATCAAAACACGGAGCAGTGGAACCTTGGACACCTGGGAACCATTCAGGACCTGCTGGAGCAGGAGTGCGGAGTGGTCATCGAAGGCGTCAACACCCCCTACCTGTACTTCGGCATGTGGAAGACCGCCTTCGCCTGGCACACGGAGGACATGGACCTTTACAGCATCAACTACCTGCACTTCGGGGAGCCCAAGACTTGGTACGCGGTGCCCCCGGAGCACGGCCGGCGCCTGGAACGCCTGGCCAGGGAGCTGTTCCCGGGCAGCGCGCGGGGCTGTGAGGCCTTCCTGCGGCACAAGGTGGCTCTCATCTCGCCCACGGTCCTCAAGGACAACGGCATCCCCTTCGATCGGGTCACTCAGGAGGCTGGAGAGTTCATCGTGACGTTTCCCTACGGCTACCACTCTGGCTTCAACCATGGCTTCAACTGCGCGGAAGCCATCAATTTCGCCTCCCCGCGCTGGATCGATTATGGCAAAGTGGCCTCGCAGTGCAGCTGCGGGGAGGCCCGGGTCGCCTTCTCCATGGACGCCTTCGTGCGCATCCTGCAACCGGAGCGCTACGAGCTGTGGAAACGCGGGCAGGATCGGACCGTGGTGGACCACACGCAGCCCATGGCGCCGGACAGCCAGGTCCTGAACGCCTGGAGGGAGGTCCGCGCGCCCAGGGGAGGCACGCTCCGCCAGAGGCACTGTCCGTCCCGCAGCGCCTCACACCACTGTCTGCCCGTGGCCGCCTGCCATGGGACCCGCCGCCGAGCCCCTGTGGGTCTTGCCTCCTTGCCCCCCTCGCCGGCCCGGGGTTCTTGCTCTGCCGCCCAGCTCGGGGCTGCTGCTGCCTACAGCTCCGCGGAGCCCGGCCTGACTCCACCTCTGACCCCAGCTCCATGTGCTGCGGATCTCCACCTAACTGGCCGATACGGTTCTCGTCGTCGTCCTCGGGAAGAGGGGACTCGGGACCGGACTGTCCGGGCCCTGGCTAAGAGGCGCCTCTCCTTAGACACAATGCGCACATCTCTGGACTTCACATCTCAGCTCCTGTTTGCTGGCGAACCCTTGATGGACAACCGTGCATTGCTGAGCCCGTGGCTCCAGCATCCTTCTAAGGCTTCCGGGTGCTGCTGTGCCCCTGACCTTCAACCCTTGGGTCCTCCATTGGATTCCGAAAACCCGATGCACCCTGGTCCATGCCTGTCATCTCTGGAGGGTATTACATCCAGTTTCCTTGACAGCGTCCCTTTGATTCCTCCCAACGTCATTGGGACTCTGAGAGTGTTCCCCAGGGACAATGCTGGGAACTGCAGGGTCCCCGTGAACTTCTGTGAGGTTGTAAGGTTGGACCACTCTTATGCCTCTAAGAGTCTTGTCCCAGCTGCAGAGACCAGTCTCCCGCA CCTTGACTGTGACCCCCTGGGGCTAAAGCTAGAGGCACCTGCATCTCTTGAGTCCTGGGAGGAATTCCTCACCAATGGATGGTCTTCAATCTGTGAGCCCATGACTACTGAAGAATTTGCTAAATGTGACTTTATCTGA